From a single Polynucleobacter asymbioticus QLW-P1DMWA-1 genomic region:
- the metH gene encoding methionine synthase has protein sequence MSQIDKKSVPAMKLSGLEPFNVTPAVGFVNIGERTNVTGSKAFSRMILNNQFDEALAVARQQVENGAQVIDINMDEAMLDSEAAMTRFLNLIASEPDIARVPIMIDSSKWSVIEAGLKCIQGKPIVNSISLKEGDEPFRRQARLIRRYGAASVVMAFDEVGQADTFKRKTEICKRCYDILVNEIGFPAEDIIFDPNIFAIATGIEEHDNYAVDFINATRWIKENLPGAKVSGGVSNVSFSFRGNDRVREAIHTVFLYHAIQAGMDMGIVNAGQLGVYADLDPELRERVEDVVLNRFKEKDGKTPTERLLDIADQFKGGGAKQVENLVWREAPVRERLTHALVHGITNFIEGDTEELRVEIMSAGGRPIEVIEGPLMDGMNVVGDLFGAGKMFLPQVVKSARVMKQAVAILIPYIEEEKRQHVAAGGEAKAKGKIVMATVKGDVHDIGKNIVTVVLQCNNFEVANMGVMVPCAEILKRAKEEKADIVGLSGLITPSLEEMTYVAQEMQRDDYFRERQIPLMIGGATTSRVHTAVKIAPHYDGPVVYVPDASRSVSVASSLLSDESAKKFIQDLRDDYVRIREQHANKKAAPTISLEAARKNREMIDWAAYVPEKPKFIGRRVFKNFALSDIAKYIDWTPFFQTWDLAGKFPAILDDEVVGVEARKVFEDAQALLDKLIKGQWLQADAVVAFYPANTIGDDIVLYSDEARQHPLFVWHNLRQQSERPIVDGVRRPNRCLADYVAPKDSGVADYLGCFVVTTGHGVEKKVAEFQAKHDDYSAIMLKALADRLAEAFAELMHHRVRTDLWGYATDEILTNDQMINEEYRGIRPAPGYPACPAHEVKQDLLRVIGSEDIGMTLTESMAMNPASSVSGFYLAHPDARYFNVGKLSNDQVEDLAKRRGQSVEDTRRQLASLLD, from the coding sequence ATGAGTCAGATAGATAAAAAATCCGTGCCAGCTATGAAGCTCTCTGGACTTGAGCCATTCAATGTCACCCCAGCTGTTGGCTTTGTCAATATTGGTGAGCGCACCAACGTGACAGGATCTAAAGCATTTTCTCGCATGATTTTGAATAATCAATTTGATGAAGCACTTGCTGTCGCTCGTCAGCAGGTTGAAAACGGTGCTCAAGTCATTGATATTAATATGGATGAGGCAATGTTGGATTCAGAGGCAGCGATGACGCGCTTCTTAAATCTGATTGCTTCAGAGCCAGATATTGCTCGCGTTCCTATCATGATCGACTCCTCCAAGTGGAGTGTTATCGAAGCGGGATTAAAGTGTATTCAGGGCAAGCCAATCGTAAACTCCATCTCCTTGAAAGAAGGAGATGAGCCTTTCCGCAGGCAGGCGCGCCTTATCCGTCGTTACGGTGCAGCTTCCGTGGTAATGGCTTTTGATGAGGTAGGTCAGGCTGATACCTTTAAACGTAAAACTGAAATTTGCAAACGTTGCTATGACATCTTAGTCAATGAGATTGGCTTTCCTGCTGAAGATATTATTTTCGATCCCAATATCTTTGCAATTGCTACTGGTATTGAAGAGCATGACAACTATGCAGTCGACTTTATTAATGCCACGCGTTGGATTAAAGAAAACCTTCCTGGCGCAAAGGTAAGTGGTGGCGTATCGAATGTAAGCTTCTCCTTCCGCGGCAATGACCGTGTGCGTGAGGCTATTCATACAGTGTTCCTGTATCACGCCATCCAGGCGGGTATGGACATGGGTATTGTGAATGCTGGTCAGTTAGGTGTCTATGCCGATCTAGATCCTGAATTGCGCGAGCGCGTAGAGGATGTAGTGCTTAATCGCTTTAAAGAAAAAGATGGCAAGACGCCAACAGAGCGTCTGCTCGATATCGCTGATCAATTTAAAGGTGGTGGCGCAAAACAGGTTGAGAATTTGGTGTGGCGTGAAGCGCCTGTGCGTGAGCGGCTGACACATGCCTTAGTTCATGGGATCACTAATTTCATCGAAGGCGATACTGAAGAGCTGCGTGTAGAGATTATGAGTGCAGGTGGCAGACCTATTGAGGTCATTGAAGGCCCACTCATGGATGGTATGAACGTTGTCGGCGATCTATTTGGTGCCGGCAAAATGTTTTTGCCTCAGGTAGTGAAGAGTGCTCGTGTCATGAAACAAGCTGTTGCGATTTTAATTCCCTATATTGAGGAAGAAAAGCGTCAGCACGTTGCCGCAGGTGGTGAAGCAAAAGCCAAAGGCAAGATTGTGATGGCTACCGTGAAGGGCGACGTTCACGATATTGGAAAAAATATTGTGACGGTGGTGTTGCAATGTAATAACTTTGAAGTTGCCAATATGGGTGTGATGGTTCCTTGTGCTGAAATTCTGAAGCGCGCCAAAGAAGAGAAGGCAGATATTGTTGGTCTCTCAGGTTTGATTACCCCTTCTTTGGAAGAGATGACTTATGTTGCGCAAGAGATGCAACGTGATGACTATTTCCGTGAACGCCAAATTCCATTGATGATTGGTGGCGCAACAACCTCGCGCGTTCATACTGCTGTGAAGATTGCTCCGCACTATGACGGTCCAGTGGTCTATGTTCCTGATGCTTCACGTTCGGTATCTGTTGCCTCTAGCTTGCTTTCTGACGAAAGTGCCAAAAAATTTATTCAAGACTTACGCGATGACTATGTCCGCATTCGTGAGCAGCATGCCAATAAAAAAGCGGCGCCAACTATCTCTTTAGAGGCTGCACGCAAGAATCGAGAAATGATTGATTGGGCTGCTTATGTGCCCGAAAAGCCTAAATTTATTGGCCGTCGAGTCTTTAAGAATTTCGCCTTAAGCGACATAGCTAAATATATCGATTGGACACCATTTTTCCAGACCTGGGACTTGGCTGGCAAGTTTCCGGCAATCTTGGATGATGAGGTTGTTGGCGTTGAGGCACGCAAAGTATTTGAAGATGCACAGGCATTGTTAGATAAGTTAATTAAAGGCCAATGGTTGCAGGCGGATGCAGTAGTCGCTTTCTATCCTGCTAATACGATTGGCGACGATATCGTGTTGTATAGCGATGAAGCACGCCAACATCCTCTCTTTGTATGGCATAACTTGCGTCAACAGTCTGAGCGACCCATTGTGGATGGTGTTCGCAGACCTAATCGTTGCCTTGCTGATTATGTGGCACCAAAAGATTCGGGCGTGGCTGACTATTTAGGTTGTTTTGTAGTTACCACTGGTCACGGCGTAGAAAAGAAAGTTGCTGAATTTCAGGCAAAGCATGATGACTACAGTGCAATTATGTTGAAGGCTTTGGCTGATCGCCTAGCAGAGGCATTTGCTGAGTTGATGCACCATCGTGTGCGTACTGATCTCTGGGGTTATGCGACTGATGAGATTCTGACAAATGATCAAATGATTAATGAAGAGTACCGCGGTATTCGTCCAGCGCCTGGCTATCCTGCCTGCCCAGCCCATGAGGTAAAGCAAGATCTATTGCGAGTTATTGGTTCTGAAGATATTGGTATGACGTTAACTGAATCAATGGCCATGAATCCTGCATCCAGCGTGAGCGGGTTTTATTTGGCTCATCCTGATGCTCGGTATTTCAATGTTGGTAAGCTTTCAAACGATCAGGTGGAAGATCTTGCGAAGCGCCGGGGTCAATCAGTTGAAGATACGCGCCGTCAACTTGCGAGCTTATTGGATTAA
- a CDS encoding homocysteine S-methyltransferase family protein, giving the protein MQFNGLSQPYTRGQALPELLKQRILILDGAMGTMIQQYKLGEADYRGLPTNTRFAGHPGDIKGNNELLVLTQPQIISKIHEQYLDAGADIIETNTFGATSVAQEDYKMAGLAREMNEVSAKLARAACEKYSTPDKPRFAAGAIGPTPKTASISPDVNDPGARNVTFDALRASYREQIEGLFAGGVDLFLVETIFDTLNAKAALFALDEFFEETGERLPVMISGTVTDASGRILSGQTVEAFWNSLRHIKPLTFGLNCALGAALMRPYIAELSRICDAAVSCYPNAGLPNPMSDTGFDETPDITSSLVDGFAKDGLVNLVGGCCGTTPDHIRAIANAVAKRKPRAFYRENTEESV; this is encoded by the coding sequence ATGCAATTTAATGGTTTATCCCAGCCCTACACCCGCGGTCAAGCGCTTCCTGAGCTCTTAAAGCAGCGCATCCTCATATTGGATGGCGCTATGGGGACCATGATTCAGCAATATAAATTAGGTGAGGCCGATTACCGCGGCTTACCCACCAATACTCGTTTTGCAGGCCATCCTGGCGATATCAAAGGCAATAACGAATTATTAGTTTTAACTCAGCCACAGATCATTAGCAAAATTCACGAGCAATATTTAGATGCTGGTGCTGACATTATTGAAACCAATACTTTTGGCGCCACATCTGTTGCTCAAGAGGATTACAAAATGGCCGGCTTAGCACGTGAGATGAATGAAGTCTCTGCAAAATTAGCCCGTGCTGCTTGTGAAAAATACAGCACTCCTGACAAGCCACGCTTTGCAGCGGGCGCAATTGGGCCCACACCAAAGACCGCCAGTATTTCCCCTGATGTAAATGATCCAGGCGCTCGTAATGTTACGTTTGATGCTTTGCGTGCCTCTTACCGCGAGCAGATTGAAGGCTTATTTGCAGGTGGTGTTGACTTATTTTTAGTGGAAACTATTTTTGATACGCTCAATGCTAAAGCGGCATTGTTTGCGCTCGATGAATTTTTTGAAGAAACCGGAGAGCGTTTACCAGTGATGATTTCCGGAACAGTAACCGATGCTTCTGGACGAATTCTTTCTGGTCAAACGGTAGAAGCGTTTTGGAATAGTTTGCGTCACATTAAACCCCTCACCTTTGGTTTAAATTGTGCGCTGGGTGCCGCTCTGATGCGTCCATATATTGCAGAGTTGTCCCGAATTTGCGATGCCGCAGTTTCTTGCTATCCCAATGCGGGCTTGCCTAATCCAATGAGTGATACTGGGTTTGATGAGACTCCTGATATCACCTCTAGTCTGGTCGATGGTTTTGCTAAAGACGGCTTAGTCAATTTAGTTGGCGGTTGCTGCGGCACTACTCCGGATCACATTCGTGCAATTGCTAATGCAGTTGCTAAGCGTAAGCCCCGTGCCTTCTATCGTGAAAATACAGAGGAGTCTGTATGA
- a CDS encoding PhaM family polyhydroxyalkanoate granule multifunctional regulatory protein, translating into MFGTIPEFNQSLEMFKTMWGQGAAGQAGQFPFTADASKAAGGFASAFPGLDVDELEKRIKDLKSVENWLNLNLNILKSTIQGLEVQHATMMALKSFGDAVSAAGAAATGTSEETSTKTRTTSAKPRKTATRRPRKAGDATFLDEVGNSDEQ; encoded by the coding sequence ATGTTTGGAACCATTCCTGAATTCAATCAAAGCCTTGAAATGTTTAAAACCATGTGGGGACAAGGCGCAGCGGGTCAGGCTGGGCAATTTCCCTTCACTGCTGACGCTTCTAAGGCCGCTGGAGGCTTTGCATCAGCATTTCCTGGTCTAGATGTAGACGAACTTGAAAAACGCATTAAAGACCTGAAAAGCGTTGAGAATTGGCTAAATCTAAACCTCAATATCCTGAAATCTACCATTCAGGGTCTAGAGGTACAGCATGCCACCATGATGGCACTAAAGTCCTTTGGTGATGCTGTCTCTGCAGCAGGCGCTGCTGCCACTGGCACTAGCGAAGAAACCAGCACCAAAACTAGGACTACGAGCGCTAAACCACGGAAAACCGCAACACGCCGTCCTCGCAAAGCTGGCGACGCAACTTTCCTTGACGAAGTAGGTAATTCAGATGAGCAATAG
- a CDS encoding MBL fold metallo-hydrolase, translating into MNAKTQSSTASDIHYPLGESLPEIGATIEVAPGVRWLRMRLPFALDHINLWMLRDQIDGVNGWTIVDCGIANDETRAAWEAIFATQLDGMPVLRVIVTHMHPDHVGLSQWLCEKWKVPLWISMTDYLTAQWLSCKEGGAAIGARAGGGGSADHFQRHGLTTPEDLEKIRARSNYYSNMVPGVPRQYRRILDGELIEIGGRTWEVIMGYGHAPEHASLFCKELNVLISGDMLLPRISTNVSVYDADPDADPLGLYLQSLDRYLPLPDDALVLPSHGKPFTGMKPRIAQLKAHHDERLAEALGACKKPAHAREIVPVLFKRELDIHQLTFAMGEAIAHLNYLLRQGKLRRQLCEDGVLRFSVV; encoded by the coding sequence ATGAACGCAAAAACACAATCCAGTACTGCGAGTGATATTCATTATCCCTTAGGCGAGAGTTTGCCTGAGATCGGCGCAACCATAGAGGTGGCACCTGGAGTTCGCTGGCTTAGAATGCGTCTGCCATTCGCTTTGGACCATATTAATTTATGGATGCTACGTGACCAAATTGATGGGGTAAATGGCTGGACCATTGTGGATTGCGGCATTGCAAATGATGAAACTAGGGCTGCTTGGGAAGCCATTTTTGCAACGCAATTAGACGGTATGCCAGTGCTCCGTGTGATTGTGACCCATATGCATCCTGATCATGTAGGCTTATCGCAATGGCTTTGTGAAAAATGGAAGGTGCCATTATGGATTTCAATGACGGACTACCTCACCGCTCAATGGCTTAGCTGCAAAGAGGGCGGTGCTGCGATTGGTGCGCGCGCTGGTGGCGGTGGTTCAGCAGACCATTTTCAAAGGCATGGTTTAACCACGCCAGAAGATTTAGAAAAAATTCGGGCGCGCTCGAATTACTACAGCAATATGGTTCCCGGAGTTCCACGCCAATATCGCCGTATTCTTGATGGTGAGTTGATTGAGATTGGCGGGCGAACATGGGAGGTCATCATGGGTTATGGCCACGCCCCGGAACACGCTTCGCTTTTTTGCAAAGAGTTAAATGTATTAATTTCTGGTGATATGTTATTGCCACGCATCTCTACTAACGTCAGTGTTTATGATGCCGATCCTGATGCAGACCCGCTAGGTTTGTATTTGCAATCACTCGACCGTTACTTGCCGTTACCTGACGATGCTTTGGTATTGCCTTCCCATGGCAAGCCTTTTACCGGCATGAAGCCGCGTATTGCCCAGTTAAAAGCCCATCATGATGAGCGTTTGGCAGAAGCGCTCGGCGCATGTAAAAAACCGGCGCATGCTCGAGAGATAGTGCCGGTTTTATTTAAGCGTGAATTAGATATTCATCAACTGACTTTCGCCATGGGCGAAGCTATTGCTCATCTGAATTACCTACTTCGTCAAGGAAAGTTGCGTCGCCAGCTTTGCGAGGACGGCGTGTTGCGGTTTTCCGTGGTTTAG
- a CDS encoding DUF1289 domain-containing protein: protein MNITRSTGLCFCVHRYLSIYISLGFTLTSVPSPCINLCDMNPENGYCRGCYRTLNEIADWSDLSNMEKLAVWSQLSKRKPQAPQ, encoded by the coding sequence ATGAATATCACTCGCAGTACTGGATTGTGTTTTTGCGTTCATCGTTATTTATCTATTTATATATCGCTTGGATTTACTTTGACTTCAGTTCCATCACCTTGCATCAACTTATGCGACATGAATCCCGAAAATGGTTACTGTCGAGGATGCTATCGCACGCTCAATGAAATCGCAGACTGGTCTGATTTATCTAATATGGAAAAGCTTGCGGTTTGGTCGCAACTGTCTAAACGCAAACCCCAAGCTCCCCAATAG
- the acuI gene encoding acrylyl-CoA reductase (NADPH), with protein sequence MFKAILVNKDEQGYRAELSEVDEASLPEGDVRVKVLYSTLNYKDGLAITGKGPVVRKFPLVPGIDFAGEVLESSSPDYKVGDMVLLNGWGVGEGHWGGLAQQARVKSEWLIPLPKGLTAKQTLAIGTAGYTAMLAVMALQGHGLKPSDGEVLVTGAAGGVGSFAITLLHKLGFSVVASTGRVSEAEYLKKLGAAEVIDRASLSEPGKPLAKERWAAVIDSVGSHTLANACAQTKSDGAVAACGLAQGMDFPSSVAPFILRGVTLYGINSVTVPRAKRIAAYEQLSKLLDLKTLDEISHEITLEESIKYAKELMAGNVRGRLIVDVNR encoded by the coding sequence ATGTTTAAAGCGATATTAGTAAATAAGGATGAGCAAGGTTATCGGGCTGAGCTCTCGGAAGTAGATGAAGCCAGCCTGCCAGAAGGCGATGTTCGGGTCAAAGTGCTCTATTCCACCTTGAATTACAAGGATGGCCTGGCAATTACTGGTAAAGGACCTGTTGTTAGAAAGTTTCCCCTAGTCCCCGGTATTGATTTTGCTGGTGAGGTTCTGGAAAGCAGTAGTCCCGACTATAAAGTCGGGGATATGGTGCTTCTCAATGGCTGGGGTGTTGGAGAGGGTCATTGGGGTGGACTGGCTCAACAAGCGCGAGTGAAGTCTGAGTGGCTGATACCTTTACCTAAAGGACTTACAGCAAAACAAACCTTAGCAATTGGTACGGCGGGATATACCGCCATGCTTGCAGTAATGGCATTGCAAGGCCATGGTCTAAAGCCAAGCGATGGAGAGGTTCTTGTTACTGGCGCGGCAGGGGGAGTGGGAAGTTTTGCAATTACTTTGCTGCACAAATTGGGCTTTTCTGTGGTGGCCAGTACTGGGCGCGTATCCGAAGCTGAATATTTAAAGAAATTAGGCGCAGCTGAAGTCATTGACCGCGCAAGCTTGTCAGAGCCTGGAAAGCCCCTTGCTAAAGAGCGCTGGGCTGCCGTAATTGATAGCGTAGGTAGTCATACTTTGGCAAATGCGTGCGCACAAACCAAGAGTGATGGCGCTGTTGCCGCTTGCGGTCTTGCGCAAGGAATGGACTTTCCTTCAAGCGTGGCACCATTTATTTTGCGTGGTGTAACTTTGTATGGAATCAATAGCGTCACAGTCCCTCGCGCCAAACGCATTGCGGCGTATGAGCAACTCAGTAAATTATTGGACTTGAAAACTCTTGATGAGATTTCTCATGAAATTACATTAGAGGAGTCAATCAAGTATGCGAAAGAGTTGATGGCTGGAAATGTGCGCGGACGATTAATCGTTGACGTGAATCGATAA
- a CDS encoding flavin reductase family protein translates to MSLKQQHKQSKFNLMTPFTSQELRKGFASFATGVTVITCMDEAQSAHGITISSFNTVSLEPPLILWSLKKHSRLTPWVDVGKKHLIHVLERSQENLAMHFATVKQDQFQGVAHQLANSGLTQIEGCVAYYECETVSIHVGGDHNIIVAKVINLKNHPEKEPLIFARSKFLGLDFSELQFG, encoded by the coding sequence TTGAGCCTGAAGCAACAGCACAAGCAAAGTAAATTCAATCTAATGACCCCTTTTACCTCTCAAGAGCTTCGCAAAGGATTCGCTTCATTTGCAACTGGGGTCACTGTAATCACTTGTATGGATGAAGCGCAAAGTGCCCATGGCATCACCATTAGCTCATTCAACACAGTCTCTCTAGAGCCGCCCCTTATTTTGTGGAGCCTTAAAAAACATTCCCGCTTAACTCCTTGGGTTGATGTGGGTAAAAAGCATTTGATCCATGTACTAGAACGCTCCCAAGAAAATTTGGCGATGCACTTTGCTACTGTGAAGCAAGATCAATTTCAGGGTGTAGCCCATCAATTAGCAAACAGCGGCCTTACTCAAATTGAGGGCTGCGTTGCCTACTACGAATGTGAAACGGTTTCTATCCACGTTGGCGGTGATCACAACATCATTGTTGCCAAAGTTATTAATCTAAAAAATCATCCTGAAAAAGAACCTCTCATCTTTGCACGTAGCAAATTCTTAGGCCTCGATTTTTCTGAACTTCAATTCGGCTAA
- a CDS encoding glutathione S-transferase family protein has translation MMRLWGRKSSINVQKVLWCLAELGLKEGQDFERIDAGLQFGINRSPEFLKLNPNGLVPTLQDGDVVLWESNTIMRYLVRMHDKVKRFPTDVKSQYSSEKWLDWQLASMWPPLRTTFLGLTRVPEAERNYEAIQKGYQEANQLFGLLDAVLATQDFSAGNHFQIGDIALALCVHRWVLLHQAFPEKTGPKADLKNVTRWLKQLETQTHFLEFADKELNIVV, from the coding sequence ATGATGCGTTTATGGGGTCGCAAAAGTTCCATCAATGTCCAAAAGGTATTGTGGTGTCTTGCAGAGCTTGGCCTTAAAGAAGGGCAAGATTTTGAACGTATCGATGCAGGCCTTCAATTTGGCATCAATCGCTCCCCTGAGTTTCTAAAACTCAATCCCAATGGCCTAGTTCCCACGCTTCAAGATGGCGATGTGGTTCTCTGGGAATCCAATACCATCATGCGTTACCTGGTGCGTATGCATGACAAAGTGAAACGCTTTCCAACAGATGTCAAAAGTCAGTACAGCTCAGAAAAGTGGCTTGATTGGCAACTGGCCTCTATGTGGCCTCCTTTGCGGACTACCTTTTTAGGTCTGACACGCGTACCAGAAGCTGAGCGCAATTACGAAGCAATTCAAAAGGGTTACCAAGAAGCAAATCAATTATTTGGATTGCTTGATGCAGTGCTTGCTACTCAAGATTTCAGTGCGGGCAATCATTTTCAGATTGGTGACATTGCTCTTGCTTTATGTGTACATCGCTGGGTTTTACTCCACCAGGCTTTCCCGGAAAAAACAGGGCCAAAAGCAGATCTTAAGAATGTTACCCGCTGGCTCAAACAACTAGAGACACAAACTCACTTCCTAGAGTTTGCAGACAAAGAACTCAATATTGTTGTGTAG